From Streptomyces sp. SCSIO 75703:
GCGATGAGGTCGGCGCCGATGCCCTGCGGCACGAAGTTGGTGGCGAGGTTGGTCATCGGGTCGTTGAACCAGGCGCCGCCGTCGGAGGCCATCGGCACCCGGGACATGGACTCGACGCCGCCGGCCAGGACGAGGTCCTCCCAGCCGGAACGGACCTTGGCGGCGGCCAGGTTGACCGCCTCCAGGCCGGAGGCACAGAAGCGGTTCTCCTGGACTCCGGCGACGGTGTCGGGCAGCCCGGCGGCGAGGGCGGCGATCCGGGCGATGTCGGAGCCCTGGTCGCCGACGGGTCCGACGACGCCGAGCACGATGTCGTCGACGGCGGCGGGGTCGAGGCCGGGGAACCGCGCCCGGATCTCGTGGATGAGGCCGACGACCAGGTCGACGGGCTTGGTGCCGTGCAGGGCGCCGTTCGCCTTGCCGCGTCCGCGCGGGGTGCGGATCGCGTCGTACACGTACGCTTCGGTGGTCACTGGCGGGCCTTTCGGTGAGGGTTTTCTCGGGCGGGGGCCGGGCCGGTGAGCCCGGGGAGGCCCCAGTCGCGGGCCACGGCCGCGGTGTCGGCGCCGGGCCGGGCGGGGCCGGTGCGGACGGCGGTGGGGGTCGCGGCGAAGCGGGGGGCGGGGGCGGGCTGGGTGAGGCCCTCGTGGTCGGTGAAGGTGCCGCGGGCGGCGAGGTGCGGGTGGCGCGGGGCCTCGCCGAGCGAGAGGACGGGGGCCACGCAGGCGTCCGACTCCTGGAAGACGGCCGTCCACTCCTCGCGGGTGCGGGTGCGGAAGCGGGCGGCGATCGCCTCGCGCAGGGCGTCCCAGCGGGCCGGGTCGTCGCGGCCGGGGGCGTCCGCCGGGAGGCCGAGGAGGTCCGTGAACTCGGCGTAGAACCGGGGTTCCAGGGCGCCGACCGCCATGTGGCGGCCGTCGGCGGTCTCGTAGGTGCCGTAGAAGGGGCAGCCGCCGTCCAGGAAGTTGGCGCCGCGCCGGTCCTGCCAGGCGCCGGCCGAGAGCATGCCGTGGAGCATGGCGGTCAGGTGGGCGGTGCCGTCCACGATGGCGGCGTCGACGACCTGTCCGGTGCCGGTGGCGCGGGCGTGGTGCAGGGCGGCGAGGATGCCGACGACGAGGTAGAGGGAGCCGCCGGCGAAGTCGCCGAGGAGGTTGGCCGGGAAGGGCGGCGGGGTGCCGGGGGCGCCGATCGTGCCGAGGGCGCCGGTGGGCGCGAGGTAGGTGACGTCGTGTCCGGCGCGCGGGGCGAGGGGGCCCTGCTGGCCCCAGCCGGTCATCCGGCCGTAGACGAGGCGCGGGTTGCGGGCGTGACAGGGCTCGGGGCCGACGCCGAGGCGTTCGGCGACGCCGGGGCGCCAGCCCTCGATGAGCACGTCGGCGCGGGCGGCGAGGTCGAGGACGTGGGCGGCGCCGCCGGGGGCCTTGAGGTCGACGAGGACCGAGCGCTTGTTGCGGTTGGTGACGTCGTGGGCCGGGTCGATGGCGAGGCCGGGCCCACCGGGCCGGTCGACGCGGACGACGTCGGCGCCCAGGTCGCCGAGGAGCATCCCGGCGAAGGGGCCGGGGCCGATGCCGGCCAGTTCGACGACGCGGACGCCCGTGAGGGGGCCGTGGGCGCCCGGGGAGGTCTGCGGGGCCGGGGTGGCCGGGGAGACGGAGGGGCCCCCGGTGTCGCCGGAGGCGGGTGGGCTCATGGGGACGCGCGGTGCCCCCGGGGTCGCGGGGGCGTGCGGTGCCCCCGGGGCCGTGGCGTCGTGCGGTGCCCCCGGGGCCGTGGCGTCGTGCGCCGTCGCTTCGGTGTGCGGTGTCGTGCGCCTTGCCGTGGCCATCCAGCCCCCAGTCCGTGACACAACTGATGTAACACCGGTGATGCTAGGAACGTGCCCGGACCGGCACAAGGGCTGGGCGAGCAAGCGCTTAGCCCATTATGGCCGCGGGCGCGCCGCGCCGGCCGGGGCCGGACCCGCCCCACGCATCCCGCGCCGCTCACGCTAGCCTCGGCCACCGACAACGGCGCGTGGTACGCAGCCGGGCGCCGCCGTGGGCCGAGAAGGGGTGTCATGGACAGGCTGAACAGGGCGGAGCGGCCGTACGACGTCGTGCTCTTCGGGGCGACGGGCTTCGTCGGCGGACTCACCGCGCGCTACCTCGCCGCACACGCGCCGAAGGGGCTGCGCTGGGCGGTCGCGGGGCGCGACGAGACGCGGCTGCGGCGGCTCGCGGCCGGGCTGCCGGGACCGTCGGAGCCCGGGGTGCTGCGGGCGGACTGCGCCGACCCGGACGCGGTGCGGGCACTCGCCGGCGCGGCCCGGGTGGTGGCCACGACGGTGGGCCCCTACCTCCGGCACGGCGAGGCGCTGGTCGCGGCCTGCGCCGACGCCGGGACGGACTACCTGGACCTGTCCGGGGAGCCGGAGTTCGTCGACCTGATGTACGTGCGGCACGACGCGCGGGCGCGCGAGACGGGCGCCCGCCTGCTGCACGCCTGCGGCTTCGACTCCGTACCGCACGACCTCGGTGTGTACTTCACGGTCCGCCGGCTCCCGGAGGGCGTGCCGCTGACGGTGGACGGCTTCGTCACCGCCGACGCGCGCTTCTCCGGCGGCACGCTCGCCTCGGCGCTGGGCCAGTTCTCGCGCGGGCGGCACCTGCGGGACGCTGCCCGGGACCGCCGGCGCCACGAACCCCGGCTGGTGGGGCGGCGCGTGACGACCCCGTCGGGCGCCCCGCACTACGCCGGGGAGGTGGGGGCGTGGGCGCTGCCGCTGCCGACCATCGACCCGCAGATCGTGCGGCGTTCGGCGCAGGCCCTGGACCGTTACGGCCCCGACTTCCGCTACCGGCACTTCGCGGCCGTACGGACCCTGCCGGTCGCCCTCGGCGCGCCGCCGGCCGCGGGGGCACTGCTGGCGGCGGCGCAGGTCCCGGCCGTGCGGCGACTGCTGTCGGACCGGCTGGCGCCTGGTGAGGGGCCTGGGGCGGAGCGCCGGGCGCGGAGTTGGTTCCGCCTCCGCTTCGTGGGCGAGGGGGGCGGCCGGCGGGTGTTCACCGAGGTGTCGGGCGGCGACCCGGGCTACGAGGAGACGGCGGTGATGTTCGCAGAGGCGGCGCTCTCCCTCGCCCTCGACGACCTGCCGCCGGCCGCCGGCCAGGTCACGACGGTGGCGGCGATGGGCGACGCGCTGACCGAACGGCTGATCGCGGCGGGCATCCGGTTCCGGGTGGCGGCCGTCCTCTGACGCGTCCGGGCGGCGGCGGACCGGTTGAGGGTCGTGCCGCCGCCCGGGGCGGTGACCTGGGACCCGGCCGGGCCCGGTGCCCACGAGGAGTTCAATGAAACCATCGAAGGTATGAGATTCCTGCTCGACATCACCCTGGACGAAGGCGCGATCGCCGAGGACCCGGCAGGCGAACTGGGGCGCATCCTGCGCTACTGGGGCGGCAACCTCCGGCACTACGCCCTGCGCCCCGGCGACGGCTCACCGGTCCACGACTCGGACTACCGGGAGGTGGGCCGCTGGAGCGTCGAGGAGGACGCGGGCGTGACCGGCTAGCCGGCGGCCGGGCCGACGGCCTCCCGCAGGGCCGCGCGGCACAGGGCGTCGGCCCTGCGGGTGGTCTCCGGGAGGCGGTAGGCCGGGGTCAGCGCCAGCGTGTGGGCGCAGGCGTTGTCGAGGCCCACCCGGTGGCCGACGGAGACGAACACCGGCTTGACGCCGTGCCGGGTGCGCAGCGCGCGCCCGACCTCCTCGTCCCCGTCGAGCAGCGCGGAGGCGCTGCCGCGCGGGGCGTCGGGGGCCGCGTGGGCGAAGGTGAACGGGTTCTTGGCGACGCCGACGGCGGGCAGTCCCGTGAGTACGCCCAGGTGGCTCGCCAGGCCGAAGCGGCGCGGGTGGGCCAGTCCGTAGCCGTCGCAGACGATCAGGCCGGGCGGCACGTCCAGGGCGCCGAGCGCGGCGAGGACGGCGGGCAGTTCCCGGAAGGCGAGCAGCCCCGGCACGTACGGGAAGGCGACCCGTCCGACGGCGGTGGCCTCCTCGACGACCTCCAGGGTCGCCGCGTCCAGGACGACCGCCGCCGCCACGACGACGTCCCGTTCGTCGTCGTAGGCGACGTCCACCCCGGCGACGCGGCCCGTGCCGGGCGGCGGGCCCGCCTCGTCGAGCACGACGCGGGCGCGCAACGCGTCCTGCGCCGCGCGCGCCTCCCGCTCGGTCGCGGGCCAGCCCTCGGGGATGTCCACCGTCACCATGGTGGCCCGAGCCTACGGCAGCCCCGGGGCGGCCGGGCGGGTGGGCGCCCGCCCGCGGCTACTTGTCGAGGGCCTTGCGCAGCTCCTTCTTGTTCATGGACGAACGGCCGTGCACGTCGCGGCGCTTGGCCTCCTCGTAGAGCTGGTCGTAGGTGGGGCCCTGGGGCCCCTGGCGCTTGCCCGCGCGCCGGCCGCCCCGCTCGCCGGAGGACATGTCCTGGGTCGAGACGCGGCTCGCGGTCCGGGACTCGCCGGAGCGGGCGCGCTCCTTGTTCACGGTCCGCGCCGCGATCTCCTCCGCCCGGGACTCGCTCTCGCCGCGGTCGCGGGCGCTCTGCCTGATGTGCTCGTACTGACGCTCCCGTTTGGGGCTCGATCCGCGTGGCATGTCCGTTCCTTTCCTCTCGTCCCTGGCAACCGGATACCCATGTTCCGGACGAACACGACACCCCGCGCGGTGCGCGTCGGCGCGGGCGCATGAACGCGGTGACAGAGGTCACCCGGACGGGGTGTGCACGGACCGGCGGATTCCGACGTCTCCTCCGGTGTCCGGACCGCACCACCCCCGTCAGCCGTCCAGCCGTCCCGAGGGAGCCAGGCGTTGTCCACCGTCATCGAGCAGTCCGTCGAGGCGCGACTCGTCGCCGCAGCGCCCCGTATGCCGAACATCCCCGCCACTCTGCGCTACGACCGTGAGGACCCGTTCGCCGTACGGATGACGTTCCCGGCCCCGGCCACGCTGGAGGGGGTCGAGGTCTGCTGGACCTTCTCCCGCGAACTGCTGACGACCGGGATGAGCGAGCCCGGCGGTGTGGGGGACGTACGGGTGCGGCCGTACGGGTACGACCGGACGGTGCTGGAGTTCCACGCGCCCGAGGGGACCGCCGTCGTGCACGTGCGCTCCGGTGAGCTGCGCCGCTTCCTGCGCGCCACCGGCGAACTGGTGCCGGTCGGCGCGGAACACCTCCACCTCGGCCTGGACCGCGAACTGGCGGAGCTGATGCGGGGCACCGGCACCTGCTGACGGGCCGCGGGCCGGCGGCGCGCTCCGGGGCGGCCGCTCCGCCGCCCGCCGGGTGCCCGAAGCGGCGGGGCGCGCGCCTCTGCCGCCCGGCGGGGAGGCGGGGCCGCGGGGCTATCCGGGGCCGTCCGCGGGGGCGGTCCGGCGGGTCTCGCGGGAGCCCACGGCCTCGCGGAGGCCGTGCAGGACGCCGGGCAGCCCGGGGACCGACGCCTCGCCGAGCGCGGTCAGCCCGCCGACACGCCGCCGCCGCTGCGCCGGGTCCTCCGGCACGCCGAGGACGCGCAGCCGGGCGGCCTCCGCGAGAACGGCGACGACCGCGTCCCGTTCCGCCACGGCCCCGCACGGAACGGGCCCGTCCAGGTCGCGCCGCGTCTCCTCGGCGAGCGCCCGCGCCACGCCCGGACACGCCGGCACGTGCTCGACGGAAGGGAACACGCCGAGGACACGCCGCTTCTCGGCCCGCAGCCAGCCCCCTGCCGTCAACTGCTCGCGGACGGCGTCGTGGGTGACGCGGGCGTGCAGCCGTACCCAGGTCCGCCAGCGGTGCGGCAGGGATTCGCGGACCAGGTCCAGGAGACCGTCCAGGGCGACGTCCCCGGTGCGCGTGTCCAGGTCGGCGGGGGTGGCGATGCCGTCCGCGTCGGTGAGCAGGCCGCGCCGGGCGAGTTCGGCGAGAGCGCCGGCGCGCACGAGACGGTGGGCTCCGGGCGGGTCGCCCGCCTGCGGGGCCGTGCCGTCCCAGGCGAGCAGGGCGAGCCGCGCCGGCACGGAGGGCGGGGGCACACGGGGCGGTCGCGGCGCGGGGCGCGGGCCGTCGGGCACGGGGGCCTCCTCGGAGCCGGGGACACGCGGGCGGCCGGACGGCACGTCCCGGCACCGGCGCCCCGCCGGGCTCCCCCGGTGCGGGCGCCGGCTCCCGGCGTCTCCTTGCGCGGGTGCCCCGGGGCGGGCCCGGCACGCGTGCCGTTCCGGTCCGCCGCCGGGCGCGTGCGCGTGTGAGGTGTCTCTCCTCCGGCGCCGCCGCGTACTCCTCCAGGGTGGGCGTGTCACCCGACCGGCCCTGGGACCTGCGGCTCCCCGCCCCACGGCGCCGACAGGGGGCCCCCGCTGCTCAGCCACCCTTACCGCGCGTTTAACCTACGGTCTCGTAACCTACGGTTTCGTAGCCTACGATCCCGTAGGTTTCCCGGCACCGCTCGCCGGACCTCTTCCGCTCTGTCGCACGTCCCCACTGGAGTACCCGTGACGCTCACCTCCCCGCACCTCGGCGCCCCCGCCGAGTGGACCGACGCCCGCCTGCTGTACGCGCTGGAGGAAGTGGTCGAGAAGGAGCTGAACCGCCATCTGAAGGTCGCCAAGGACTGGATGCCCCACGAGTATGTCCCGTGGAGCGACGGCCGCAACTTCCCTGGTCTGTTCGAGGACGGCGAGCCCTGGGAGAAGGAGCAGTCGAAGGTCACCGAGGTCGGTCGGATCGCCCTGGTGGTGAACCTCCTGACGGAGGACAACCTCCCCAGCTACCACCACGAGATCGCCACCCTCTTCGGCCGCGACGGCGCCTGGGGCACCTGGGTGCACCGCTGGACGGCGGAGGAGGGCCGGCACGGCATCGTCATGCGCGACTACCTGCTCGCCTCGCGCGCCGTGGACCCGGACAAGCTGGAGCAGTTCCGGATGTCCCACATGAGCGAGGGCTTCGAGTCGGACAACCGGCACTCGATGCTGCACTCGGTCGCCTACGTCGCCTTCCAGGAGCTGGCGACCCGCATCTCGCACCGCAACACCGGCCACCAGTCCGGCGACCCGGTCTGCGACCGCATGCTGGCCCGCATCGCCACCGACGAGAACCTGCACATGGTCTTCTACCGGAACCTGCTGCGGGCCGCCTTCGAGATCGCGCCCGACCCGACGATGGCGGCGGTGCGGGACGTGGTCGTGAACTTCCGGATGCCCGGCCACGGCATCCCCGGCTTCGAGCGGGCCGCCGCGCAGATGGCCATCGGCGAGGTCTACAACCTGCGCATCCACCACGACGACGTGATCCAGCCGGTGCTGCGCTTCCTGAAGATCATGGAGATCGACGGGCTCGGCCCCGAGGGCCGCCGCGCGCAGGAGGAGCTGGGGCTGTTCATGGGCGGACTGGACGCCGAGGCCGCCAAGTTCGACGAGCGGCTGGCGGCGCGCAAGGCCCGGATGGCGGCCCGCGGCAAGGTCTGACGGCACCCGAGCGGACGCCGGGGGTCCGGCGGGCCGGTGCCGCGGCGCGCGCGGGTCAGCGCGTGCCGCGGCGCAGCGCCAGGCGTTCCTTCTCCGACAGCCCGCCCCACACGCCGAAGCGTTCGTCGTTGGCGAGGGCGTACTCCAGGCACGCGGGGCGTATGGGGCACAGGGCGCAGATGCGTTTGGCGTCCCGTACGGAGCTTCCGGGCTCGGGGAAGAAGAACTCCGCCCCGGTCTGCGCGCACAGCGCCTCGTCCGTCCAGACGGGGACGGGCGCGATGGTCGTCTCGATGTGCATGTCCTGGAGTGTGCACCGCGCCGAAAAACGTTCGCTCAACGCCGGATCAACGCCGTCGCGCACGCCGCCGCGCGGCCCTGGGCGCCGGTACGCCGGACGCGGCCCCCGGCACTCGCCGACCGTTCCCGATGGTCTCCCACGGCGCCCCTCGGCGCACGACGGCGCGCGCGAGCGCGGGCCAGGGGCGAGACTCGTACGGAGCGTGCCGCGGGACCCGTGCGAGGAGGGCCAAGATGCTCACCACCCGTTTCGTCACCGGCGCCCCCGACTGGATCGAGGTGGGCGTCCCGGACCCGGACGGCGCCGCGTCCTTCTACGGGGCCCTGTTCGGCTGGCGGCTGCGTCCGGGGACCGGCCCGGCGGACGGGGGCGTCTTCGAGCGGGACGGGGCCGTGGTGGCGGGCGCGCGGACCGTGCCGGAGGGGGAGCCGACCGCCTGGACGGTGTACTTCCGCGGTCCGGACCCCGAGGCCGCCGCCGAGGTCTCCCGCCGCTCGCGCGGCGAGGTGCTGCGCCCGGCGGAGCGGGACGCCGAGGGGGCCGTCACGGTACTGCTCCGGGACCGGGGCGGCGCGGTGTTCGGGGTACGGCGGCCGGGCCGGCGGGCCGGGGTGGAGGCGGCGGGCGTGCCCGGCGCGCTGTGCTGGACGGAGCTGCACACGGCGGACGTGGCCGCCGCGGCGGCGTACTACCGCGCGGTGCTCGGGCTGGACACGTCGGGCGTGACGTTTCCGGGCGGTGTGTACACCTGCGTCGAGCCGGGCGGCGCGCAGGAGGACGCCGTGTTCGGCGGCCTGGCCGCGCTCGCCGACGATCCGGTGGAGACGGCGCCGCACTGGCTGCCGTACTTCGCGGTCCCGGACACCGACGCGGTGGTCGGCCGGGCGCTGGAGCGCGGCGGCGGGGCGCCGCTGCCCGCGACGGACGTCGGGGGCGTCGGCCGGCTGGCCCGGCTCACCGATCCGTGGGGCGCCCGGTTCGCGGTCCTGAGGCCGGCGCCCCGCCAGGGGTGAGCCGGGCAGCCCGGCCACGCGGGCACCGGCCGTGGAACGCGCGCCGGGCGCCCGCCCGTCCGGTTCAGGCGCTGGCGCGGCGGACCAGCGTGGTGGGCAGGACCACGCTCCGGGCCGCGCCCGGCACGCCCTCGCTCCCCTCGCCGTCGCTTCCGTCGCTTCCGTCGCTTCCGTCGCTTCCGTCGCCGGGAGCGTGGTCGAGTGCGCGCAGCAACAGGCGGGCCATCAGCCGGCCCATGCCCTCGATGTCCTGACGGACCGTGGTGAGCGGCGGGTCGGTCTGCTCGGCGACCGGCAGCATGTCGTCGAAGCCGACCACGGCCACGTCCTCCGGCACCCGGCGCCCGTTCTCGCGCAGCACCCGCAGGGCGCCGGCGGCGGTGAGGTCGTTGGCGGCGAAGACGGCGTCCAGCGCGGGGCACCGGTCGAGCAGTTCGCGCATCGCCCGTTCGCCGCCGGCCGGGGTGAAGTCGCCGTGCGCGACCGGCCCCGGCGCGTGTTCGCCGGCCGCGTCCAGGAACCCGGCGAGCCGGTCGGCCGCGGAGGTCTGGTCGAGCGGGCCGGTGATGTGGGCGATGCGGGTGCGGCCGAGCGCGGCGAGGTGCCGTACGGCCTCGCGGGCGCCACCGCGGTTGTCGCTGTCGACGTAGACCACGCCGCCAGGGCCGTCGTCCCAGTCGGGCCGCCCGCCGAAGACGGTGGGCACCCCGGCGCGGCGGACCAGTCCGGGCAGCGGGTCGTCCAGGTGCAGGGAGAAGACGAGGGCGCCGTCGACGTGGCCGCCCGCCAGGTACCGGCCGACGCGGGCGTGGTCCTCCCGGCCCTCGGTGAGCAGTAGGACCAACTGGTTGTCGTGGGCGGTGAGTTCCTTGCTGATCCCGCGGAGCTGCTGGGCGAAGTAGGGGTCGGCGAAGACCCGGGTCTCCGGTTCGGCGGCGACGACGGCGATCGCGTCGTGCCGCCGGGTCACGAGGCTGCGGGCGGCCTGGTTGGGGACGTAGCCGAGTTCGTCCACGGCGTGCCGGACCCGTTCGGCGAGCGCGTCCCGCACCCCGTGCGCGCCGTTGACCACGCGGGACACGGTGGCGCGCGAGACCCCGGCCCGCGCGGCCACGGCCTCCAGCGTGGGGCGCGGGGCTGTCTCGCTCACTTGGGGCTCCTCGTCGGCGGCTGCGGATCAGAATAACCGCCGGCGCCGCGCGGACCTGGGGCCCCGTCAGTGCGCGTGGCCGGGCGGGTGCCCGGACCCGTCGCCCGTACCGGAACCCTCGCCGGTGCCCGCTCCCGCCCGGGACGCGGTGCCCTTGCCCGTTCCGGACGCGGTGCCCGTGCCCGCCCCCGCGCCGGACCCCTCGCCGCTCCCGGACCCGGTCCCCGAACCCGCCGCCTGGCCCGGGGCGTGGGCGTGCGGGTCGTGGCCCGGGATGGTCCCGTCCGCCTTCTTCACCAGGAAGAGGCCGACCATCCCCATGTCGGAGTGGCTCTGCACGTGGCAGTGGTACATCCACGCCCCGGCCCCGACCCCCTCCCCCGCGATCACCTGGAAGCCGAAGGAGTCCGCCGGGCCGACGATCTTGTTGTCGACGACGCGGCTGGGGTCGTCGGGGCCGGTGAGCAGGCCGGTGCGGTTGTCCGCCCAGCGGTGACCGTGCATGTGGAAGGTGTGGTAGTACTCGCCGTGCGTGATCATCACGAACTCGACCCGGTCCCCCACGGTGGCCTCGAAGTCGGGGCCGGCGGGCAGGTTGTTGACGAGCATGTCATTGAAGACGATCGTGTGCGTGGCGTCCGGCAGGACGTCGCCCGCGCGCCGGACGATCACGGGCCCGTACAGGCCCCGCCGGATGCCCCCGGTGCCGTGCTCGGTGCCGACGACGTGGTCGTGGTAGTGCCAGTAGCCCGCGCTGCCGGGCCGCCAGGTGCCGTCCTTGCGCCGGCCCGGGGTGTGGGTGCGCCAGGTGTAGGTGCGGGTGTCGCCGGGCTCGACGGCGCTGCGGTTCATGGTGGTGCCGTCGCTGGAGATCTCGTAGTCGAGGCCGTGGACGTGCAGGCTCGCGGTGACGTCCATCGTGTTGGTGAACTCGATGTGCAGCGTGTCGCCCTCGTTGATCTCGATCAGCGGGCCGGGGATGCTCGCCTTGCCC
This genomic window contains:
- a CDS encoding CaiB/BaiF CoA-transferase family protein, with the translated sequence MSPPASGDTGGPSVSPATPAPQTSPGAHGPLTGVRVVELAGIGPGPFAGMLLGDLGADVVRVDRPGGPGLAIDPAHDVTNRNKRSVLVDLKAPGGAAHVLDLAARADVLIEGWRPGVAERLGVGPEPCHARNPRLVYGRMTGWGQQGPLAPRAGHDVTYLAPTGALGTIGAPGTPPPFPANLLGDFAGGSLYLVVGILAALHHARATGTGQVVDAAIVDGTAHLTAMLHGMLSAGAWQDRRGANFLDGGCPFYGTYETADGRHMAVGALEPRFYAEFTDLLGLPADAPGRDDPARWDALREAIAARFRTRTREEWTAVFQESDACVAPVLSLGEAPRHPHLAARGTFTDHEGLTQPAPAPRFAATPTAVRTGPARPGADTAAVARDWGLPGLTGPAPARENPHRKARQ
- a CDS encoding multicopper oxidase domain-containing protein, with product MDRRGFNRRVLLGGAAVATSLSLAPERAGAAPDATAPARTAPAGGEVRHLRMYAEKLPDGQMGYGLEKGKASIPGPLIEINEGDTLHIEFTNTMDVTASLHVHGLDYEISSDGTTMNRSAVEPGDTRTYTWRTHTPGRRKDGTWRPGSAGYWHYHDHVVGTEHGTGGIRRGLYGPVIVRRAGDVLPDATHTIVFNDMLVNNLPAGPDFEATVGDRVEFVMITHGEYYHTFHMHGHRWADNRTGLLTGPDDPSRVVDNKIVGPADSFGFQVIAGEGVGAGAWMYHCHVQSHSDMGMVGLFLVKKADGTIPGHDPHAHAPGQAAGSGTGSGSGEGSGAGAGTGTASGTGKGTASRAGAGTGEGSGTGDGSGHPPGHAH
- a CDS encoding saccharopine dehydrogenase NADP-binding domain-containing protein, with the protein product MDRLNRAERPYDVVLFGATGFVGGLTARYLAAHAPKGLRWAVAGRDETRLRRLAAGLPGPSEPGVLRADCADPDAVRALAGAARVVATTVGPYLRHGEALVAACADAGTDYLDLSGEPEFVDLMYVRHDARARETGARLLHACGFDSVPHDLGVYFTVRRLPEGVPLTVDGFVTADARFSGGTLASALGQFSRGRHLRDAARDRRRHEPRLVGRRVTTPSGAPHYAGEVGAWALPLPTIDPQIVRRSAQALDRYGPDFRYRHFAAVRTLPVALGAPPAAGALLAAAQVPAVRRLLSDRLAPGEGPGAERRARSWFRLRFVGEGGGRRVFTEVSGGDPGYEETAVMFAEAALSLALDDLPPAAGQVTTVAAMGDALTERLIAAGIRFRVAAVL
- a CDS encoding GPP34 family phosphoprotein; the protein is MPDGPRPAPRPPRVPPPSVPARLALLAWDGTAPQAGDPPGAHRLVRAGALAELARRGLLTDADGIATPADLDTRTGDVALDGLLDLVRESLPHRWRTWVRLHARVTHDAVREQLTAGGWLRAEKRRVLGVFPSVEHVPACPGVARALAEETRRDLDGPVPCGAVAERDAVVAVLAEAARLRVLGVPEDPAQRRRRVGGLTALGEASVPGLPGVLHGLREAVGSRETRRTAPADGPG
- a CDS encoding endonuclease V produces the protein MVTVDIPEGWPATEREARAAQDALRARVVLDEAGPPPGTGRVAGVDVAYDDERDVVVAAAVVLDAATLEVVEEATAVGRVAFPYVPGLLAFRELPAVLAALGALDVPPGLIVCDGYGLAHPRRFGLASHLGVLTGLPAVGVAKNPFTFAHAAPDAPRGSASALLDGDEEVGRALRTRHGVKPVFVSVGHRVGLDNACAHTLALTPAYRLPETTRRADALCRAALREAVGPAAG
- a CDS encoding WhiB family transcriptional regulator encodes the protein MHIETTIAPVPVWTDEALCAQTGAEFFFPEPGSSVRDAKRICALCPIRPACLEYALANDERFGVWGGLSEKERLALRRGTR
- a CDS encoding LacI family DNA-binding transcriptional regulator — encoded protein: MSETAPRPTLEAVAARAGVSRATVSRVVNGAHGVRDALAERVRHAVDELGYVPNQAARSLVTRRHDAIAVVAAEPETRVFADPYFAQQLRGISKELTAHDNQLVLLLTEGREDHARVGRYLAGGHVDGALVFSLHLDDPLPGLVRRAGVPTVFGGRPDWDDGPGGVVYVDSDNRGGAREAVRHLAALGRTRIAHITGPLDQTSAADRLAGFLDAAGEHAPGPVAHGDFTPAGGERAMRELLDRCPALDAVFAANDLTAAGALRVLRENGRRVPEDVAVVGFDDMLPVAEQTDPPLTTVRQDIEGMGRLMARLLLRALDHAPGDGSDGSDGSDGSDGEGSEGVPGAARSVVLPTTLVRRASA
- a CDS encoding acyl-ACP desaturase — encoded protein: MTLTSPHLGAPAEWTDARLLYALEEVVEKELNRHLKVAKDWMPHEYVPWSDGRNFPGLFEDGEPWEKEQSKVTEVGRIALVVNLLTEDNLPSYHHEIATLFGRDGAWGTWVHRWTAEEGRHGIVMRDYLLASRAVDPDKLEQFRMSHMSEGFESDNRHSMLHSVAYVAFQELATRISHRNTGHQSGDPVCDRMLARIATDENLHMVFYRNLLRAAFEIAPDPTMAAVRDVVVNFRMPGHGIPGFERAAAQMAIGEVYNLRIHHDDVIQPVLRFLKIMEIDGLGPEGRRAQEELGLFMGGLDAEAAKFDERLAARKARMAARGKV
- a CDS encoding SsgA family sporulation/cell division regulator, whose amino-acid sequence is MSTVIEQSVEARLVAAAPRMPNIPATLRYDREDPFAVRMTFPAPATLEGVEVCWTFSRELLTTGMSEPGGVGDVRVRPYGYDRTVLEFHAPEGTAVVHVRSGELRRFLRATGELVPVGAEHLHLGLDRELAELMRGTGTC
- a CDS encoding VOC family protein; this translates as MLTTRFVTGAPDWIEVGVPDPDGAASFYGALFGWRLRPGTGPADGGVFERDGAVVAGARTVPEGEPTAWTVYFRGPDPEAAAEVSRRSRGEVLRPAERDAEGAVTVLLRDRGGAVFGVRRPGRRAGVEAAGVPGALCWTELHTADVAAAAAYYRAVLGLDTSGVTFPGGVYTCVEPGGAQEDAVFGGLAALADDPVETAPHWLPYFAVPDTDAVVGRALERGGGAPLPATDVGGVGRLARLTDPWGARFAVLRPAPRQG